One Thermoanaerobacter kivui genomic window, TAAATAATTTGTCTCTAATTGGCAATTTCATCGTACAAAACAAGGTTCTCTTAAAGCTATCATCGTTTTTTAGCCTATTTTAAAAGGCTATCTTCATCAATATCTAGTTTTTTGCAAGTTCCATTATGTGAAGCATTTTTGCTTCTTGAGCTATTTCAATATCAGATTTCATTTTTCCCCTCCAGCTTTTTAATTTTTATCTTTCATTTAAAATTATTTTGACAAGTGTACCTTCCCCTTTTTTGCTGAAAATTTTAATATCTCCATTGTACAATTCAACAATGCTTTTGCAAATTGCAAGCCCCAATCCTGTCCCCTCTTTTTTAGTAGTAAATAGCGGTTCAATCACTTTTTTTAGGTATTTTTTCTCTATACCACCTCCATTGTCTGCAACTCTTATTACCACCCTTTTTTTATGAGGGTGATACTTAGTATCTAATAATATTTTACCATTCTCTCCAATAGCATGGAGAGAATTTTGTACAATATTGAGAATAAGCTGTTTAACATGATTTTTGTCCATTTTTATAGGGGGGATTTCGCCAAACCTTTTTTCTATTTTAATCTTCTTGCAAACAGCTTCTGCCTCAAAAAGTAGTAAATATTGATTTATAACAGTATTTATATCTATTTCAGTTTCTCCACCTTCTTCGCTATTTCTCACTATTCCGAGATAATTTTTTATAAGATTTAAGACTCTGTCAACTTCATCTAAGATAGTTTCATAATAAGTAGAGCTATCTTTATGTTTAACTTGTAAAAGCTGTACAAAACCCTTTATAGAAGTCAAAGAATTTTTTATCTCATGAATAGTTATCGCCGCAAACTCACCCGCAACAGTGTATTTTTCAGTTTGCTCAATTAACCTCTGATACTTCAAATCCTCAGTTATGTCTCTTAGAATAACAGTTTTCCAGCAGTCACTATTTAATTTGCCATATTTCAACAAAAGCACTCTTTCATCAAAACTTCCCCTTGCTGGAACCGTTATTCTCTCCCCTTTAAGTAAACTATGCTCCGAAATATCAGGTTTATACTTTTTTATAATTTCCATAAACTTTGCATTTATAAATTTTGTATACTTAATACCGAATAAGTCACAAGCCCTGTGATTCGCATATACTACATTAAACTTGTTATCAACAATTATAAACCCTTCTTCTGTCATATTCATTATGTCCATTGGATGTTTAAATATGCTAATGCAACACTCCGGTCTATCCTTACAGTAGCCCTTTAATTTCATAAATCCCAAAGAAGCTATTTTCTCTCCAAAATTGTTAGTTATAGGGCTATATCTTATAGTAAAAGACATCCTTATATTGTACTTCGCGGTAAGTTCTACCACTAAGCTGTCTTCATAAGGACCTATTTCTTTGTATTTTAGTATTTGATAAAAAAAATAATTATAGTCTTCTATATCATTAGGCGTATAACCCAATATTTCAAGAAGTCTTTTATTAATATGCACCACTTTCCCTTTTAAATCCCTCAAGACAAAAAAATCACGTGCATTATCTAAAAGATTACATATCCACTGCAAAGAATTTTTATTGGCGGCAGAAGCTTTGTTAGTTTTCACAATTATCCCCCCTTGCGCTCCCTCATCTTTTGTTTAAAAGTTTTTGCTTCCACTATTATAATTAGACATTAAAGTAGAAAAATCCTCCTTCTTCCCAATAATTTTTTTATTGTTAACTAAAAATTTTAAAATACAAATAATGTATAAGTCTTCCGACTTATACATTATTTGTATTTTATGCAAACTGCACCCCCTCTATATCCTCTCCGTTAAAAACTTTTTCAAATTCCTCCCCATTAAGTTTTTCTTTCTCAATAAGGGCTTTTGCTACTCTGTGAAGTTTATCCATATTCTCCTTTAGCAATGATTCTGCTCTTTTATACGCTTCCTCAATTATTCTCTTTATTTCTCTATCAATTTCTGCAGCTACTTCTTCACTGTAATTTCTCGTTCTGCCTAAATCACGTCCTAAAAATACTTCTTCGCTTTTAGTGCCAAAAGTCATAGGCCCTAATCTTTCGCTCATGCCGTACTCCGTAACCATCTTTCTCGCGATATTTGTTGCTCTTTCAATGTCATTTTGAGCACCCGTACTTACGTCATTCAACACCAAACTTTCTGCAACGCGTCCCCCTAAAAGATGAACTATCTCATCCATCATCTCAGATTTTGACATGTAATATTTATCCTCCTCAGGAAGAAGCATGGTATAGCCTCCAGCTCTCCCTCTTGGGATTATCGTAACCTCATGGACAGGAGGAGTATTTGGCAGAAGCTTCGCTACAACGGCATGACCTGCTTCGTGGTATGCAACCAATTTCTTGTCTTTTTCAGACATAATCCTGCTTCTCTTTTCAGGTCCTGCTATCACTCTCGTTATAGCTTCTTCCAACTCTGCCATAGTTATCTGTTTAAGCCCTCTTCTTGCAGCTAAAAGGGCCGCCTCATTCATGAGGTTTTCAAGGTCTGCTCCTGTAAATCCAGGAGTTCTTCGTGCCAACACTTGCAATGACACGTCTGGAGCTAATGGTTTATTCCTTGAATGTATTTTTAATATCTCTTCTCTTCCTTTTATATCAGGAATTCCAACAGTAACATGTCTGTCAAATCTTCCAGGTCTTAAAAGAGCAGGGTCTAATATATCAGGTCTATTTGTAGCGGCAATCACAATTATGCCTTCATTGACGCTAAACCCGTCCATTTCAACTAATAGCTGGTTTAGTGTTTGCTCTCTTTCATCATGTCCGCCACCTAAACCTGCACCCCTTTGCCTTCCCACTGCATCTATCTCATCAATAAATACTATACAAGGTGCATTTTTCTTTGCCTGGTCAAACAAATCTCTTACTCTGGCAGCACCTACACCGACAAACATCTCCACAAAGTCGGAGCCGCTTATGCTGAAAAATGGCACTCCTGCTTCTCCAGCCACAGCTTTTGCAAGAAGGGTTTTACCAGTACCCGGAGGACCTACTAAAAGCACGCCTTTAGGTATTCTCGCTCCAAGTTCAAGAAACTTCTTGGGATATTTTAGAAATTCAACAATTTCCTGAAGCTCTTCTTTTTCTTCATCTGCACCCGCAACGTCATTAAAAGTTACTCTTTTTTCTTTGTCTGTAACCATTCTGGCTCTACTTTTGCCAAAAGACATAACCTTGCTTCCTCCCCCACCCTGTGCCTGTTGCATAAAAACATACCAAAATATAACAAAAATGACAATCAAAAATAGGGAAGGAAGCATTTGTACCCACCATGGCGGACCTACTTGTGGCTCACTTTTAAAATCCAGTTTCCCTTCTAAAATATAGGGATTTACAAAACTCATAAAGTTTGTTACATCTGGTACACGGCTCTTAAACTCGGTACCATTTTTTAATACACCTTTAACATCATTACCCACAAGGGTAATGCTTTTTACTTGATTGGCATCAATGTATTTTATTAGCTGTCCGTAATCAATATCGGTTATTGGTTCGGCGCTTTGAGAATACAATTGAACCATTGCGTAAATAGCTATAAATATTAATAAATAGAGCACCATGCTTCTAATTATCTTGTTATTATCGTTCAAATAAGGCCCCTCCTTCAAACAAGTCCCACTACTTTAATCTATAATATCATATCATCTCTAAAAAACCAAATCATTTGTACAGTTCTGGTTTTAAAACACCTATAAAAGGAAGGTTTCTGTATTTTTCACAAAAATCAAGCCCATAACCTACAACAAATTTATCTGGTATTTTAAAACCGCAATAATCCACTTTTACATCCGCTTCTCTTCTCTCAGGCTTATCGAGAATAGTGCAAATTTTTAAACTTTTAGGCTTTCTCCCTAACAAAGTTTCTCTCAAATATGAAAGAGTCAGACCGCTGTCTATAATGTCTTCCACTATAAGCACATCTTTGCCTTCAATGTTTATGTCAAGGTCTTTAATTATTTTCACTATACCTGAAGAACGAGTAGAATTACCATAACTGGACACAGCCATGAAATCTATTGCCAATGGCAAATCTATAGCACGGGATAAATCGGCCATAAACATTATGGCTCCTTTTAAAACTCCTATAAGAACAAGGTCCTTCCCTTCATAATCTTTTGTTATAATTTTTCCTAATTCATCCACTTTTTCTTTAATTTGTTCTTCTGTTATCAAAATTTCCTGTATATCTTGCTCAGGGCTCGCCATAACTTTACCTCCTACTTTTTAATATTTTGTATACTGTATGATGACAACTTTTTTTGTGTTTTCATCTACTTTAAATTTATCACTCATTCTGTACCCCACAACCCATACAATTTCATTGCCTATTGCTATTAGAGGAATTTCATCCCTTATTTCGCGAGGTATTTTCTCATCGACGAAAAACTCTTTCAATTTTTTACTACCTTTCATGTTAATAGGAGAAATGACATCTCCTGGCTGCCTGCTTCTAACTACAACTTCTCCCTGCATCTTATTATAGTCAAAAACCTTTTTGTATTTTCCTGTATTAAAATTTTTTACTTCATCTATCTCTGTAACAGTTGTCTCAAATCGTCCAATACCCTCTATTTCTGTAACTCCTGGAATACTTAATTTGTTCCAAAAAGGTTTTATCTCTTTTGGTTTTACTTTTCTCATTATAAGATTATTATAACTTTTTAGCACTTCAATTTCAAAGGGTAAGTCGACTTTTGAAGAAGTTTGTTTATCCAAAAGGCTTAACACATCTTCTACGTGAATATATTCCAATCCGTAGAAATCTCCCTTTAACTTTTGATACATAAGTCTTACTATTCTTCTTTGAATAGCAATGTGTTGGGATTTTAATTCCTCTATATCAGCCAAAACCTCATCCTGTTTGTGAGTGCAAACTTCATCAAAAAGTTTTTCACTCTCTTTTTCTAAGTACTCATTTTCCTCTAAAATAATTTTCGACATCCTATAAATATTTTCTACTATATCGACATCAAAAATTTTGTTTATGTAAGGAATTAAACTAAGCCTTATTTTGTTTCTTTTGTAAAATTCTTTATAATTTGTCACATCTATTACTGGTTGTAGAC contains:
- the tilS gene encoding tRNA lysidine(34) synthetase TilS gives rise to the protein MIEKVVSTIKKYKMIEKDDGIVMGVSGGPDSLCMFDILYNLKDVFHVKLYVVHVNHMIRGEDAKRDARFVEELCRKLNVPFFLFERDVKSIAKEKGYSEEEAGRLVRYEAFNQVLKEVKANKIAVAHNKNDLVETVFLNIIRGSGVTGLVGIKPVNGNIIRPLIKIEREEIENYLRERGLQPVIDVTNYKEFYKRNKIRLSLIPYINKIFDVDIVENIYRMSKIILEENEYLEKESEKLFDEVCTHKQDEVLADIEELKSQHIAIQRRIVRLMYQKLKGDFYGLEYIHVEDVLSLLDKQTSSKVDLPFEIEVLKSYNNLIMRKVKPKEIKPFWNKLSIPGVTEIEGIGRFETTVTEIDEVKNFNTGKYKKVFDYNKMQGEVVVRSRQPGDVISPINMKGSKKLKEFFVDEKIPREIRDEIPLIAIGNEIVWVVGYRMSDKFKVDENTKKVVIIQYTKY
- the hpt gene encoding hypoxanthine phosphoribosyltransferase gives rise to the protein MASPEQDIQEILITEEQIKEKVDELGKIITKDYEGKDLVLIGVLKGAIMFMADLSRAIDLPLAIDFMAVSSYGNSTRSSGIVKIIKDLDINIEGKDVLIVEDIIDSGLTLSYLRETLLGRKPKSLKICTILDKPERREADVKVDYCGFKIPDKFVVGYGLDFCEKYRNLPFIGVLKPELYK
- a CDS encoding PAS domain-containing sensor histidine kinase, with the translated sequence MKTNKASAANKNSLQWICNLLDNARDFFVLRDLKGKVVHINKRLLEILGYTPNDIEDYNYFFYQILKYKEIGPYEDSLVVELTAKYNIRMSFTIRYSPITNNFGEKIASLGFMKLKGYCKDRPECCISIFKHPMDIMNMTEEGFIIVDNKFNVVYANHRACDLFGIKYTKFINAKFMEIIKKYKPDISEHSLLKGERITVPARGSFDERVLLLKYGKLNSDCWKTVILRDITEDLKYQRLIEQTEKYTVAGEFAAITIHEIKNSLTSIKGFVQLLQVKHKDSSTYYETILDEVDRVLNLIKNYLGIVRNSEEGGETEIDINTVINQYLLLFEAEAVCKKIKIEKRFGEIPPIKMDKNHVKQLILNIVQNSLHAIGENGKILLDTKYHPHKKRVVIRVADNGGGIEKKYLKKVIEPLFTTKKEGTGLGLAICKSIVELYNGDIKIFSKKGEGTLVKIILNER
- the ftsH gene encoding ATP-dependent zinc metalloprotease FtsH, producing the protein MNDNNKIIRSMVLYLLIFIAIYAMVQLYSQSAEPITDIDYGQLIKYIDANQVKSITLVGNDVKGVLKNGTEFKSRVPDVTNFMSFVNPYILEGKLDFKSEPQVGPPWWVQMLPSLFLIVIFVIFWYVFMQQAQGGGGSKVMSFGKSRARMVTDKEKRVTFNDVAGADEEKEELQEIVEFLKYPKKFLELGARIPKGVLLVGPPGTGKTLLAKAVAGEAGVPFFSISGSDFVEMFVGVGAARVRDLFDQAKKNAPCIVFIDEIDAVGRQRGAGLGGGHDEREQTLNQLLVEMDGFSVNEGIIVIAATNRPDILDPALLRPGRFDRHVTVGIPDIKGREEILKIHSRNKPLAPDVSLQVLARRTPGFTGADLENLMNEAALLAARRGLKQITMAELEEAITRVIAGPEKRSRIMSEKDKKLVAYHEAGHAVVAKLLPNTPPVHEVTIIPRGRAGGYTMLLPEEDKYYMSKSEMMDEIVHLLGGRVAESLVLNDVSTGAQNDIERATNIARKMVTEYGMSERLGPMTFGTKSEEVFLGRDLGRTRNYSEEVAAEIDREIKRIIEEAYKRAESLLKENMDKLHRVAKALIEKEKLNGEEFEKVFNGEDIEGVQFA